A DNA window from Stenotrophomonas indicatrix contains the following coding sequences:
- a CDS encoding exodeoxyribonuclease III: protein MRIISFNANGIRSAATKGFLDWFRGQDADVLCIQETKAQEDQLTDPMFRPDGHHCFYRDAITKKGYSGVAIYSKREPDQVITSLGWAPFDDEGRYIEARFGNLSVVSFYIPSGSSGDLRQGFKFEVMEWLRPILEEWARSGRDYVLCGDWNIVRSALDIKNWKSNQKNSGCLPEERDWLNALCADHGQATDVGAGRGWADAYRLLNPTGEDYTWWSNRGAARANNVGWRIDYQFITPGLRDRLRSCSIYRDQRFSDHAPFIVDYDL, encoded by the coding sequence ATGCGCATCATCAGCTTCAACGCCAATGGCATCCGCTCGGCCGCCACCAAGGGCTTCCTCGACTGGTTCCGTGGCCAGGACGCCGACGTCCTCTGCATCCAGGAGACCAAGGCCCAGGAAGACCAGCTGACCGACCCGATGTTCCGCCCGGACGGCCACCATTGCTTCTACCGCGATGCCATCACCAAGAAGGGCTACAGCGGCGTGGCGATCTACAGCAAGCGCGAACCGGACCAGGTCATCACCTCGCTGGGCTGGGCCCCGTTCGACGACGAAGGCCGCTACATCGAGGCCCGCTTCGGCAACCTCAGCGTGGTCTCCTTCTATATCCCGTCCGGCAGTTCGGGCGACCTGCGCCAGGGCTTCAAGTTTGAAGTGATGGAGTGGCTGCGGCCGATCCTCGAGGAATGGGCGCGCAGTGGCCGCGACTACGTGCTGTGTGGCGACTGGAACATCGTCCGCTCGGCGCTGGACATCAAGAACTGGAAGTCCAACCAGAAGAACTCCGGCTGCTTGCCCGAGGAACGCGACTGGCTCAATGCCCTGTGTGCCGACCATGGCCAGGCCACCGATGTGGGCGCTGGTCGCGGCTGGGCCGATGCCTACCGCCTGCTCAACCCGACCGGCGAGGACTACACCTGGTGGAGCAACCGTGGCGCCGCCCGCGCCAACAACGTTGGTTGGCGCATCGACTACCAGTTCATCACCCCGGGCCTGCGTGACCGCCTGCGCAGCTGCTCGATCTACCGCGACCAGCGCTTCTCCGACCACGCGCCGTTCATCGTGGATTACGACCTGTGA
- a CDS encoding AmpG family muropeptide MFS transporter codes for MTEAAKPAGYKGWAGIKRAFGTPSALTMALLGFGSGLPFLLIASQTLSTRLRDVGLDLGSIGLISLASFFYLLKFVWAPLLDRYAFPLLGFLGRRRSWLLVSQILVLVGLVALAFVRPEQGVWPLVAWVLVASFAGATQDSVVDAYRIEIAPQTAQAALAATYTLGYRIGLILAGAGALYLAQFEGWIIAYLAMAALMILPIITTLFCREPERPANAVQRRIDIAEAFVQPITSFFTRNGMALALALLAFVGFFKFPDQVIGVMAGPFYLDSGFDKADIATVSKLFGVWMGIGGAFLGGIAVAAFGFRRMLLVAALGVALSNLAFLLMAHNPGQLWAFYAALSADNLFQGFAGTVLVAFMSSLTDRNFTATQYALLVSLANLPGKFVGGVSGYIVEATSYSTFFMLSAVTVVPTMLLLAWLWPRIVDRGPSPAA; via the coding sequence GTGACCGAGGCTGCCAAGCCAGCCGGCTACAAGGGCTGGGCCGGCATCAAGCGTGCGTTCGGTACGCCCTCGGCGCTGACCATGGCCCTGCTGGGCTTCGGTAGTGGCCTGCCGTTCCTGCTGATCGCCTCGCAGACCCTGTCCACCCGTCTGCGCGATGTCGGCCTCGATCTGGGCAGCATCGGCCTGATCAGCCTGGCCAGCTTCTTCTACCTGCTCAAGTTCGTCTGGGCACCCCTGCTGGATCGCTACGCGTTTCCGTTGCTGGGGTTCCTCGGTCGCCGCCGCTCGTGGCTGCTGGTCTCGCAGATCCTGGTACTGGTGGGCCTGGTGGCACTGGCGTTCGTGCGGCCAGAGCAGGGCGTGTGGCCGCTGGTGGCCTGGGTATTGGTGGCATCGTTTGCAGGTGCCACCCAGGATTCAGTGGTCGACGCCTACCGCATCGAGATCGCGCCGCAGACCGCGCAGGCCGCGTTGGCCGCCACGTACACGCTGGGCTATCGCATCGGCCTGATCCTGGCCGGTGCCGGCGCCTTGTACCTGGCACAGTTCGAAGGCTGGATCATTGCCTATCTGGCCATGGCCGCACTGATGATCCTGCCGATCATCACCACGCTGTTCTGCCGCGAACCGGAGCGCCCGGCCAACGCCGTGCAGCGTCGCATCGACATTGCCGAAGCGTTCGTACAGCCGATCACCAGCTTCTTCACCCGCAACGGCATGGCACTGGCGCTGGCGCTGCTGGCGTTCGTCGGGTTCTTCAAGTTTCCCGACCAGGTCATCGGCGTGATGGCCGGACCTTTCTATCTGGATTCGGGCTTCGACAAGGCCGACATCGCTACGGTCTCCAAGCTGTTCGGCGTGTGGATGGGTATTGGTGGGGCGTTCCTTGGCGGTATCGCCGTCGCCGCCTTCGGTTTCCGCCGGATGCTGCTTGTCGCGGCGCTGGGTGTGGCCCTGTCGAATCTGGCCTTCCTGCTGATGGCGCACAATCCGGGGCAGTTGTGGGCGTTCTACGCCGCGCTCAGCGCCGACAACCTGTTCCAGGGCTTTGCCGGCACGGTGCTGGTGGCTTTCATGTCTTCGCTGACCGATCGCAACTTCACCGCAACCCAGTATGCCCTGCTGGTATCGCTGGCCAACCTGCCGGGCAAGTTCGTCGGCGGCGTTTCCGGTTACATCGTGGAGGCCACCTCGTACAGCACCTTCTTCATGCTCAGCGCCGTCACGGTGGTGCCCACCATGCTGCTGCTGGCCT